A region of Panicum virgatum strain AP13 chromosome 8N, P.virgatum_v5, whole genome shotgun sequence DNA encodes the following proteins:
- the LOC120686583 gene encoding chlorophyll a-b binding protein CP26, chloroplastic-like encodes MAALAPSKILGTQLNFAGSSRYATTTPTAGAQKIVSLFKKKPAQKPKPAAVSSSSPDISDELAKWYGPDRRIFLPDGLLDRSEVPEYLTGEVAGDYGYDPFGLGKKPGDFAKYQAYELIHARWAMLGAAGAVIPEACNKFGANCGPEAVWFKTGALLLDGNTLSYFGNSIPINLVVAVIAEVVLVGGAEYYRIINGLDLEDKLHPGGPFDPLGLASDPDQAAILKVKEIKNGRLAMFSMLAFFIQAYVTGEGPVENLAKHLSDPFGNNLLTVISGAAERTPSL; translated from the exons ATGGCGGCGCTCGCTCCATCGAAGATCCTCGGCACCCAGCTCAACTTTGCCGGCTcctcccggtatgccaccactACACCGACCGCTGGGGCGCAGAAGATCGTCTCCCTCTTCAAAAAGAAGCCTGCCCAGAAGCCCAAGCCCGCCGCCGTATCATCCTCATCCCCGGACATCAGCGATGAGCTCGCCAAGTGGTATG GCCCTGACAGGAGGATCTTCCTGCCGGATGGTCTCTTGGACCGCTCGGAGGTGCCGGAGTACCTCACGGGAGAGGTCGCTGGAGA CTATGGCTACGATCCTTTTGGTCTGGGCAAGAAGCCAGGGGACTTCGCCAA GTACCAGGCCTACGAGCTGATCCATGCCAGGTGGGCCAtgctcggcgccgccggtgccgtcATCCCGGAGGCGTGCAACAAGTTCGGCGCCAACTGCGGCCCTGAGGCCGTCTGGTTCAAG ACCGGCGCCCTGCTCCTGGACGGCAACACCCTCAGCTACTTCGGCAACAGCATCCCCATCAACCTGGTGGTGGCCGTCATCGCCGAggtcgtcctcgtcggcggcgccgagtACTACCGGATCATCAACGGCCTGGACCTGGAGGACAAGCTGCACCCCGGCGGCCCGTTCGACCCCTTGGGCCTGGCCAGCGACCCCGACCAGGCTGCCATCCTCAAGGtgaaggagatcaagaacggccGGCTGGCCATGTTCTCCATGCTCGCCTTCTTCATCCAGGCGTACGTCACCGGCGAAGGCCCCGTCGAGAACCTCGCCAAGCACCTCAGCGACCCCTTCGGCAACAACCTCCTCACCGTCAtctccggcgccgccgagaGGACGCCCAGCCTGTGA